ACGGTGGATCGGCATGTTGCGTTTGACGCCGACGTGATCTTGCAGGTGCGTTCGCTTGGGGCCAATCCGGTAGCCGGACGCGACGAGTTGCAGCTCTTGCGGCCAAGACAGATCGTGATCGGACTGTGCGATCCGCTCAGCGCGCCAGGCCTTGCGCAGGATATGGCCGCGAAGCAAGTGAAGTTGTTTTCGTTGGAGTTAATGCCGCGGATTACGCGCGCTCAGAGCATGGATGTGCTGTCGAGCATGGCGACCGTCGCGGGCTACCGCGCCGTGCTGCTGGCGGCGAGCGCGTTGCCAAAACTGTTTCCCATGATGACGACGGCGGCAGGAACGATCTCGCCCGCCAAGGTGTTCGTGATGGGAGCCGGCGTGGCCGGATTGCAAGCGATCGCCAGTGCGCGGCGCTTGGGGGCCGTGGTGTCGGCGACCGATGTGCGGTCGGCGGTGAAGGATCAAATACAAAGCTTGGGAGCCAAGTTCGTCGAGTCCCCCGTTGATTCCGCCAAAGCCGAGGGAGCCGGGGGCTATGCGAAAGAACTCGACGCTGAGGCGCAGCAAAAGCAGCGTGAGGCGTTGGCCAAGGTCGTCGCCGAGAGTGACGTCGTGA
This genomic interval from Pirellulales bacterium contains the following:
- a CDS encoding Re/Si-specific NAD(P)(+) transhydrogenase subunit alpha, whose product is MKIGIPKETFPGERRVAMVPALVPALVKAGHEVLVQTGAGDAAGFTDAQYTEKGARTVDRHVAFDADVILQVRSLGANPVAGRDELQLLRPRQIVIGLCDPLSAPGLAQDMAAKQVKLFSLELMPRITRAQSMDVLSSMATVAGYRAVLLAASALPKLFPMMTTAAGTISPAKVFVMGAGVAGLQAIASARRLGAVVSATDVRSAVKDQIQSLGAKFVESPVDSAKAEGAGGYAKELDAEAQQKQREALAKVVAESDVVITTAAIPGRKAPILVTSEMAQRMQPGSVIVDLAAERGGNCELTTPGETIVNHGVTIIGSTNLPSEVPYHASQMFAKNVLTFLQHLLKEGLPDKINLEDEITRETLICADGNVVHPRVKQLLES